A window from Macaca thibetana thibetana isolate TM-01 chromosome 7, ASM2454274v1, whole genome shotgun sequence encodes these proteins:
- the ANKRD34C gene encoding ankyrin repeat domain-containing protein 34C — translation MMDDDTELRTDGNSLLKAVWLGRLRLTRLLLEGGAYINESNDKGETALMVACITKHVDQQSISKSKMVKYLLDNRADPNIQDKSGKTALIHACIRRAGGEVVSLLLENGADPSLEDRTGASALVYAINADDKDALKHLLDACKAKGKEVIIITTDKSSSGTKTTKQYLNVPPSPKVEDRHSPPLYASPSDIELKSPGLDSPLTEKEDDFFSLQVGHPSSCNTSKAVNEPGSPTRKVSNLKRARLPQLKRLQSEPWGLIAPSVLAASTRQDETRGASTENEVIKSISDVSFPKRGPLSRTNSIDSKDPTLFHTVTEQVLKIPVSSAPASWKAAYEKGQTPHPRLARRGTLPVDQEKCGIGPSGPSALKEPASLKWLENDLYDLDLQPGPDPPNSISLESGKGPLDRKKLNSSHLSLFHGSRESLDTVPSTSPSSGRRRPPHLLERRGSGTLLLDRISHTRPGFLPPLNVNLNPPIPDIRSSSKPSSPLTSGLKSMVPVAPSSPKRVDLRSKKKLLRRHSMQIEQMKQLSDFEEIMT, via the coding sequence ATGATGGATGATGACACTGAATTAAGGACTGATGGAAACTCTTTGTTAAAGgctgtgtggctggggaggctcaGGTTGACCAGACTGCTGTTGGAAGGGGGAGCTTATATCAATGAAAGCAATGACAAAGGCGAAACAGCtctcatggtggcatgcatcacCAAGCATGTGGACCAGCAAAGCATCAGCAAGTCCAAGATGGTGAAGTACCTGCTGGACAACAGGGCAGACCCCAATATCCAAGATAAGTCTGGCAAGACTGCCCTCATCCATGCCTGTATCAGAAGAGCCGGGGGAGAAGTGGTCTCCTTATTACTGGAGAATGGAGCAGACCCCAGCCTTGAGGATCGCACTGGGGCTTCGGCTCTGGTTTATGCAATAAATGCAGATGACAAGGATGCATTGAAACATCTCCTTGATGCCTGCAAAGCCAAAGGGAAGGAGGTGATTATTATAACAACAGATAAATCGTCTTCAGGCACCAAAACTACCAAACAGTATCTTAATGTCCCTCCTTCACCCAAAGTAGAAGACAGGCATTCACCTCCACTGTATGCATCTCCCTCTGACATAGAGCTGAAGTCTCCAGGCCTGGACTCTCCACTTACGGAGAAGGAAGATGACTTCTTCAGCCTCCAAGTAGGGCATCCAAGCAGTTGTAACACCTCCAAGGCTGTTAATGAGCCTGGGTCACCCACTAGGAAGGTCAGTAATCTCAAAAGGGCCCGTTTGCCCCAACTGAAGAGGCTCCAGTCTGAACCTTGGGGCCTGATCGCGCCCTCGGTGCTGGCAGCCTCAACGCGTCAGGATGAGACCCGTGGTGCCAGCACAGAAAACGAGGTCATCAAGAGCATCAGTGATGTGTCCTTCCCTAAAAGGGGGCCCCTCTCCAGAACCAACAGTATCGATAGCAAAGACCCCACCCTCTTTCACACAGTCACAGAGCAGGTTCTGAAGATTCCAGTCTCTTCAGCACCGGCATCCTGGAAAGCAGCCTATGAAAAAGGTCAGACTCCCCACCCGCGTCTGGCCAGGAGAGGAACTCTGCCTGTTGACCAAGAGAAATGTGGTATAGGTCCATCAGGACCTTCTGCTCTCAAAGAGCCAGCATCCCTCAAATGGCTGGAAAATGACCTCTACGACTTAGATTTACAGCCAGGGCCTGACCCTCCCAACTCCATTTCCCTTGAATCTGGCAAAGGACCTTTAGATAGAAAGAAGCTCAACAGCTCTCACTTGTCTCTTTTCCACGGCTCTCGGGAGTCCCTGGACACTGTACCTAGCACATCCCCCAGCTCAGGACGCCGCAGGCCGCCACATCTTCTAGAACGACGAGGTTCTGGAACTCTGCTCCTTGATCGCATTTCTCACACTAGGCCTGGCTTCCTGCCGCCTTTAAATGTGAATCTGAACCCACCTATTCCGGATATTAGATCTAGCAGCAAACCTTCTTCCCCTCTTACTAGTGGCTTAAAATCTATGGTTCCTGTTGCTCCAAGTTCACCAAAGAGAGTTGACTTAAGAAGTAAAAAGAAGCTCCTCAGAAGGCATTCTATGCAAATTGAACAAATGAAGCAGCTGTCTGATTTTGAAGAAATCATGACCTAG